A portion of the Microbacterium sufflavum genome contains these proteins:
- a CDS encoding COX15/CtaA family protein codes for MPETTITTPPTTRTTPVPRSRGWAKALTVFAWLSFVSETIIIGTGGAVRLTGSGLGCSDWPLCTPESLVPILEVQGVHGIIEFGNRLMTGVVGIIALTVVLLVLYTVNGRRAVTKALWFALGGIVAAGIAFAIAFPFHFPASPIASGVLLLAVIAAAVHSVRTTATRRDLVLLAWLVLIGVVAQALVGGITVLTGLNPFIVGFHYTSSLLLVCVTAAFLVRLKTAPGPRERAVPSWFAIVTHVTGLALAVTILFGVLTTGSGPHSGDADVLRHGFDATILAHVHSWPGYVLAALVLFLTITAWALRLEPRRWLLVLVLAILVQVGVGVWQAREGLPPILVGIHMVLASLSAATYTVVVLHLKRPVRTDVAAEEPAPALTGR; via the coding sequence ATGCCCGAGACGACCATCACCACCCCTCCGACGACTCGGACGACCCCCGTTCCGCGATCCCGCGGGTGGGCGAAGGCGCTGACCGTCTTCGCGTGGCTCTCGTTCGTCAGCGAGACGATCATCATCGGCACCGGCGGCGCGGTGCGTCTGACCGGCTCCGGCCTCGGCTGTTCCGACTGGCCGCTGTGCACGCCCGAGTCGCTCGTGCCCATCCTCGAAGTGCAGGGGGTGCACGGCATCATCGAGTTCGGCAACCGCCTGATGACGGGCGTCGTCGGCATCATCGCGCTCACCGTCGTGCTGCTCGTCCTGTACACGGTGAACGGGCGTCGCGCGGTCACGAAGGCGCTGTGGTTCGCGCTCGGCGGCATCGTCGCGGCCGGCATCGCCTTCGCGATCGCCTTCCCCTTCCACTTCCCCGCCTCGCCGATCGCTTCCGGCGTGCTGCTGCTCGCCGTCATCGCGGCCGCCGTCCACTCCGTCCGCACCACGGCCACGCGTCGCGACCTCGTGCTCCTGGCGTGGCTCGTGCTGATCGGTGTGGTGGCTCAGGCCCTCGTCGGAGGCATCACGGTCCTGACCGGGCTGAACCCCTTCATCGTGGGCTTCCACTACACCTCGTCGTTGCTTCTCGTATGCGTCACGGCCGCGTTCCTCGTGCGCCTCAAGACCGCACCGGGGCCCCGCGAACGCGCCGTGCCGAGCTGGTTCGCGATCGTCACGCATGTGACAGGACTCGCGCTCGCGGTGACGATCCTGTTCGGCGTCCTCACCACCGGCTCCGGGCCGCACTCGGGTGATGCGGACGTGCTGCGCCACGGCTTCGACGCGACCATCCTCGCGCACGTGCACTCCTGGCCCGGCTACGTGCTGGCCGCCCTGGTGCTGTTCCTCACGATCACCGCCTGGGCACTCCGCCTGGAGCCCCGCCGCTGGCTGCTCGTGCTCGTGCTCGCGATCCTGGTGCAGGTCGGCGTCGGGGTGTGGCAGGCGCGCGAGGGGCTGCCGCCGATCCTGGTCGGCATCCACATGGTGCTCGCCTCGCTGTCGGCCGCGACGTACACCGTGGTCGTGCTGCACCTGAAGCGCCCGGTGCGGACGGACGTCGCGGCCGAGGAACCCGCCCCGGCGCTCACCGGGCGCTGA
- the sufB gene encoding Fe-S cluster assembly protein SufB has product MSDVLIDRPELDGLGVYEFGWHDEDAAGAVAKRGISEEVVRGISALKNEPEWMLKTRLKGYQLFGRKPMPTWGADLSDIDFDNIKYFVRSTEKQAQSWEDLPEEIRETYERLGIPEAERQRLVAGVAAQYESEVVYHQIREDLEAQGVIFMDTDTALREHPEFFEEYFGTVIPAGDNKFAALNTAVWSGGSFVYVPKGVHVEIPLQAYFRINTENMGQFERTLIIADEDSYVHYIEGCTAPIYKSDSLHSAVVEIIVKKNARVRYTTIQNWSNNVYNLVTKRAVAHEGATMEWVDGNIGSKVTMKYPSIYLMGEHAKGETLSVAFAGPGQHQDAGAKMIHMAPYTQSSIVSKSIARGGGRAGYRGEVRVDANAHHSANTVRCDALLVDTKSRSDTYPAIDIRVDDVQLGHEATVSKVSEEQLFYLQSRGMPEDEAMAMIVRGFIEPIARELPMEYAMELNKLIEMGMEGSVG; this is encoded by the coding sequence ATGTCGGATGTGCTGATCGACCGCCCGGAGCTTGACGGTCTGGGGGTGTACGAGTTCGGCTGGCACGATGAGGACGCCGCGGGTGCCGTGGCGAAACGCGGCATCTCCGAAGAGGTGGTCCGCGGGATCTCTGCCCTCAAGAACGAGCCCGAGTGGATGCTGAAGACCCGTCTGAAGGGGTATCAGCTCTTCGGTCGCAAGCCGATGCCGACGTGGGGCGCCGACCTCAGCGACATCGACTTCGACAACATCAAGTACTTCGTCCGCTCCACCGAGAAGCAGGCGCAGAGCTGGGAGGACCTCCCCGAGGAGATCCGCGAGACGTACGAGCGCCTGGGCATCCCCGAGGCAGAGCGCCAGCGCCTCGTGGCCGGCGTCGCCGCGCAGTACGAATCCGAGGTCGTGTACCACCAGATCCGCGAGGACCTCGAGGCCCAGGGCGTCATCTTCATGGACACCGACACGGCGCTGCGTGAGCACCCCGAGTTCTTCGAGGAGTACTTCGGCACGGTCATCCCGGCGGGCGACAACAAGTTCGCCGCACTCAACACCGCCGTGTGGTCGGGCGGCTCGTTCGTCTACGTCCCGAAGGGCGTGCACGTAGAGATCCCGCTGCAGGCGTACTTCCGCATCAACACCGAGAACATGGGTCAGTTCGAGCGGACCCTGATCATCGCCGACGAGGACAGCTACGTCCACTACATCGAGGGCTGCACGGCTCCGATCTACAAGTCCGACTCGCTGCACTCGGCCGTGGTCGAGATCATCGTGAAGAAGAACGCCCGCGTGCGCTACACGACGATCCAGAACTGGTCGAACAACGTCTACAACCTGGTCACCAAGCGCGCCGTGGCACACGAGGGTGCGACCATGGAGTGGGTCGACGGCAACATCGGCTCCAAGGTGACGATGAAGTACCCGTCGATCTACCTGATGGGCGAGCACGCCAAGGGCGAGACCCTCTCGGTCGCCTTCGCCGGTCCCGGTCAGCACCAGGACGCGGGGGCCAAGATGATCCACATGGCGCCGTACACGCAGTCGTCGATCGTCTCGAAGTCGATCGCCCGCGGCGGCGGTCGCGCCGGCTACCGCGGTGAGGTCCGCGTCGACGCCAACGCCCACCACTCGGCGAACACCGTCCGTTGCGACGCGCTGCTCGTGGACACGAAGTCGCGCTCCGACACCTACCCGGCGATCGACATCCGCGTCGACGACGTGCAGCTCGGCCACGAGGCCACGGTCTCGAAGGTCAGCGAGGAGCAGCTCTTCTACCTCCAGTCCCGCGGCATGCCCGAGGACGAGGCGATGGCGATGATCGTGCGCGGCTTCATCGAGCCGATCGCGCGCGAGCTGCCGATGGAGTACGCGATGGAACTGAACAAGCTCATCGAGATGGGCATGGAAGGATCGGTCGGCTAA
- the sufD gene encoding Fe-S cluster assembly protein SufD, which yields MAASTTAPTEAQHTNAHIDPAAQVADAGFVPVQTRSERPHSYDPDDFGAPSGREVNWKHTPVAQLTPLFQTAEANDGVAYAFSSGGQYVAGPLAIGAAPRGEVFLPEDITAAVAWQGASEAVHVRIPREEEVAEPIFISVTGTGADRRADAHIVIEALEHSVATVVLQHKGSAQYAQNVEIIVRDGAKLTVVTVQQWEDDAVHAAAHQARVGSDATLKHFVVSFGGGLVRVNPSVELAGAGSEGYLYGLSYADAGQHLESQVYLHHKGPHTTGDVLYKGALQGASAHSVWIGDVLIGADATGTDSYEANRNLVLTEGARADSIPNLEIETGDIVGAGHASATGRFDDEQLFYLQARGIPEEEARRLVVLGFLTDIVLRLGIPTLEAELLAAIEAELAEVDA from the coding sequence ATGGCGGCCTCGACGACAGCGCCCACGGAGGCGCAGCACACGAACGCGCACATCGACCCGGCCGCCCAGGTCGCCGACGCCGGATTCGTCCCGGTGCAGACGCGCTCCGAGCGCCCGCACTCGTACGACCCGGACGACTTCGGCGCCCCCAGCGGCCGTGAGGTCAACTGGAAGCACACGCCGGTCGCGCAGCTGACGCCGCTGTTCCAGACGGCAGAGGCGAACGACGGCGTCGCGTACGCCTTCAGCTCCGGCGGGCAGTACGTGGCAGGACCGCTCGCCATCGGCGCCGCTCCGCGCGGCGAGGTCTTCCTCCCCGAGGACATCACGGCCGCCGTCGCCTGGCAGGGTGCGAGCGAGGCGGTGCACGTGCGCATCCCGCGTGAGGAGGAGGTCGCCGAGCCGATCTTCATCTCCGTCACGGGTACGGGTGCCGACCGCCGCGCCGACGCCCACATCGTGATCGAGGCGCTGGAGCACAGCGTCGCGACCGTGGTGCTGCAGCACAAGGGTTCCGCGCAGTACGCGCAGAACGTGGAGATCATCGTCCGCGATGGCGCGAAGCTCACCGTGGTCACGGTGCAGCAATGGGAGGACGACGCGGTGCACGCGGCCGCGCACCAGGCCCGCGTCGGCTCCGACGCCACGCTCAAGCATTTCGTGGTGAGCTTCGGCGGCGGCCTCGTGCGCGTGAACCCGAGCGTGGAGCTCGCGGGCGCGGGTTCCGAGGGCTACCTCTACGGGCTGTCGTACGCGGACGCCGGGCAGCACCTGGAGAGCCAGGTCTACCTGCACCACAAGGGTCCGCACACCACGGGCGACGTGCTCTACAAGGGTGCCCTCCAGGGCGCGAGCGCGCACAGTGTGTGGATCGGCGACGTGCTGATCGGCGCCGACGCCACGGGCACCGACTCGTACGAGGCGAACCGCAACCTGGTGCTCACCGAGGGGGCGCGCGCCGACTCGATCCCGAACCTCGAGATCGAGACGGGCGACATCGTCGGCGCGGGCCACGCGAGTGCGACCGGTCGCTTCGACGACGAGCAGCTCTTCTACCTGCAGGCCCGCGGCATCCCGGAGGAGGAGGCGCGGCGTCTCGTCGTGCTCGGCTTCCTCACCGACATCGTGCTGCGCCTCGGTATCCCGACGCTCGAGGCGGAGCTGCTCGCCGCCATCGAGGCCGAGCTCGCCGAGGTGGACGCGTGA
- a CDS encoding non-heme iron oxygenase ferredoxin subunit produces MTAERVCAVSDLEQDTPLRVEPGGVPITVIKDGDGVIHAIGDTCTHGDISLSEGFVEGDTVECWAHGSAFSLITGKPQNLPAYEPVPVYVVEIDGDDVLIDPAVTKEV; encoded by the coding sequence GTGACCGCCGAGCGCGTCTGCGCGGTCTCCGACCTGGAGCAGGACACCCCGCTCCGCGTCGAGCCGGGCGGCGTGCCCATCACGGTGATCAAGGACGGCGATGGCGTGATCCACGCCATCGGCGACACCTGCACGCACGGCGACATCTCGCTGTCCGAGGGCTTCGTGGAAGGCGACACGGTGGAGTGCTGGGCTCACGGCTCGGCCTTCTCCCTGATCACCGGCAAGCCCCAGAACCTCCCCGCTTACGAGCCCGTCCCGGTCTATGTCGTCGAGATCGACGGCGACGACGTGCTCATCGATCCTGCTGTGACGAAGGAAGTCTGA
- the sufC gene encoding Fe-S cluster assembly ATPase SufC has product MSVLEIRDLHVTVETEAGTTPILNGITLTMNTGETHAIMGPNGSGKSTLAYTIAGHPKYTVTSGSITFDGEDVLAMSVDERARAGLFLAMQYPVEIPGVTVTNFLRTAKTALDGEAPSIRQWTKDVKESMANLRMDPKFAQRNVNEGFSGGEKKRHEILQLEVLKPKFAVLDETDSGLDVDALKIVSEGVNRAKESTGLGVLLITHYTRILRYIRPDFVHVVVAGKIVEEGGPELADRLENEGYDRFLDPSAPIEA; this is encoded by the coding sequence ATGTCTGTTCTCGAGATCCGCGACCTGCACGTGACGGTCGAGACCGAGGCGGGGACCACCCCGATCCTCAATGGAATCACCCTCACCATGAACACCGGTGAGACCCACGCCATCATGGGCCCCAACGGCTCGGGCAAGTCGACCCTGGCCTACACGATCGCCGGTCACCCGAAGTACACGGTGACCTCCGGCTCGATCACGTTCGACGGTGAGGACGTGCTGGCGATGAGCGTCGACGAGCGCGCCCGCGCCGGGCTCTTCCTCGCGATGCAGTACCCGGTGGAGATCCCCGGCGTCACCGTGACGAACTTCCTGCGCACGGCGAAGACCGCGCTCGACGGCGAGGCGCCCTCGATCCGCCAGTGGACCAAGGACGTCAAGGAGTCCATGGCGAACCTGCGCATGGACCCGAAGTTCGCGCAGCGCAACGTCAACGAGGGCTTCTCCGGCGGCGAGAAGAAGCGCCACGAGATCCTGCAGCTCGAGGTGCTCAAGCCGAAGTTCGCCGTGCTCGACGAGACCGACTCGGGTCTCGACGTCGACGCGCTGAAGATCGTGTCCGAGGGCGTGAACCGTGCCAAGGAGTCCACGGGACTCGGCGTGCTCCTGATCACGCACTACACCCGGATCCTGCGGTACATCCGCCCCGACTTCGTGCACGTCGTCGTCGCGGGCAAGATCGTCGAAGAGGGCGGGCCCGAGCTCGCCGACCGGCTGGAGAACGAGGGCTACGACCGGTTCCTCGACCCTTCCGCCCCGATCGAGGCGTAG
- a CDS encoding metal-sulfur cluster assembly factor, which produces MTATLTDEKYDAVTEALKDVMDPELGINVVDLGLIYDLAWDDENDALVIHMTLTSAGCPLTDVLEDQTAQALDNVVDRFRINWVWMPPWGPERITDDGRDMMRALGFAI; this is translated from the coding sequence ATGACAGCGACCCTCACGGATGAGAAGTACGACGCGGTCACCGAGGCGCTCAAGGACGTCATGGACCCGGAGCTCGGGATCAACGTCGTCGACCTCGGCCTCATCTACGACCTCGCCTGGGATGACGAGAACGATGCTCTCGTCATCCACATGACGTTGACCAGCGCGGGCTGCCCGCTGACCGACGTCCTCGAAGACCAGACCGCGCAGGCTCTCGACAACGTCGTGGACCGGTTCCGCATCAACTGGGTGTGGATGCCGCCGTGGGGTCCGGAGCGGATCACGGACGACGGGCGCGACATGATGCGCGCGCTGGGATTCGCGATCTGA
- a CDS encoding MalY/PatB family protein, which yields MLHVQALSLAELRERSSEKWREYPADVLPLFVAETDFPLAPAITAALHRAVERGDTGYIASKTPLAEAFAGFARRRYDWAVDPARTRSTADVSMGIVEILRRVTQPGERVVVTPPVYPPFYDLVEEAGAEVLRVPLRDTGTGWELDLDGIRGAFDDGATAILLCNPHNPTGTVHDRDALAALAEIAAEYGAAVVSDEIHAPLAQPGTGFTPFLAASETAARVGYAVVSASKAFNLAGLKCALMVTADDDTSAVVRGLPVEVEWRTGQFGLLASVAAFAEESDAWLDGLLDTLDQNRVLLEDLLARHLPGARYRIPDAGYLAWIDLSALGWGDNPARRILRDAKVALHFGPAFGTEGAGHVRLNFGTSPEILTEAVERIAALVER from the coding sequence ATGTTGCATGTTCAGGCCCTGTCCCTGGCGGAGCTCCGTGAGCGCAGCAGCGAGAAGTGGCGCGAGTACCCCGCCGATGTGCTTCCGCTCTTCGTCGCCGAGACCGACTTCCCCCTCGCCCCCGCGATCACCGCGGCCCTGCACCGTGCGGTCGAGCGTGGCGACACGGGGTACATCGCCTCGAAGACGCCGCTGGCCGAGGCGTTCGCGGGCTTCGCGCGCCGCCGTTACGACTGGGCGGTGGATCCCGCTCGCACTCGCAGCACGGCCGACGTGAGCATGGGCATCGTGGAGATCCTGCGCCGCGTGACGCAGCCGGGGGAGCGGGTCGTCGTCACCCCGCCCGTGTACCCGCCGTTCTACGACCTCGTGGAGGAGGCCGGTGCGGAGGTGCTGCGGGTGCCGCTGCGCGACACGGGCACGGGGTGGGAGCTCGACCTCGACGGGATCCGCGGGGCGTTCGACGACGGTGCGACCGCGATCCTGCTGTGCAACCCGCACAACCCGACCGGCACGGTGCACGACCGAGACGCCCTCGCCGCGCTGGCGGAGATCGCTGCCGAGTACGGCGCCGCCGTCGTGTCCGACGAGATCCACGCGCCGCTCGCCCAGCCGGGGACCGGGTTCACGCCCTTCCTCGCGGCGAGCGAGACGGCCGCACGCGTCGGCTATGCGGTCGTGAGCGCCAGCAAGGCGTTCAACCTCGCCGGCCTGAAGTGTGCGCTGATGGTCACGGCCGACGACGACACCAGCGCCGTGGTGCGAGGGCTCCCCGTGGAGGTCGAGTGGCGCACCGGTCAGTTCGGTCTGCTCGCCTCGGTCGCAGCGTTCGCGGAGGAGAGCGATGCGTGGCTGGACGGGCTGCTCGACACGCTCGACCAGAACCGTGTGCTCCTGGAGGACCTGCTGGCGCGGCATCTTCCCGGTGCCCGCTACCGGATCCCGGACGCGGGCTACCTGGCCTGGATCGACCTGTCGGCTCTGGGCTGGGGCGACAACCCCGCGCGGCGGATCCTGCGGGATGCGAAGGTCGCCCTGCACTTCGGCCCGGCGTTCGGCACCGAGGGAGCGGGCCACGTGCGACTGAACTTCGGGACGAGCCCGGAGATCCTGACGGAGGCCGTCGAGCGGATCGCCGCGCTCGTGGAGCGATGA
- a CDS encoding MFS transporter, with the protein MTAPQPVASIWDRGRIWVTVGAVALIFLAAIEALAVTTVMPIVSAALDGEALFAVAFAGTLATSVIGMVATGAWSDARGPRGALYVAVALFIVGLLISGFATSMPQFLIGRLVQGLGTGGQTVALYVVVARLYPPELHGRVFAAFAAAWVVPSMVGPFLAGAVAEYLHWRWAFLGVAVLTAIAFLMIAVRLRGVDLGGGEPQDRRALRLRLLLAVVVAALAVVIGVSAELDHGVRWPVAVAAILGIGVAVLPLLPARTLHAGAGLPSVVLMRGVAAGAFFAAEAYIPYLLIRKYDFTATWAGVALMLAAFAWAGASALQGRYGERLGNRRITLLSLGALLVAMLAVLAAAVFPVSPVVVILGWAFAGGGMGLLYPRLTVLTLAYSDESNQGFNSSALSISDATGSAVAIAVAGLAVATLGGGPGAFGVVFAFGLGLVLLALVPGLRLGHAAEPAVR; encoded by the coding sequence ATGACCGCGCCGCAGCCCGTCGCATCGATCTGGGATCGCGGCCGAATCTGGGTGACGGTGGGCGCGGTCGCGCTCATCTTCCTCGCCGCGATCGAGGCGCTCGCGGTCACCACGGTCATGCCGATCGTGAGTGCGGCGCTCGACGGTGAGGCGCTGTTCGCCGTCGCGTTCGCCGGCACCCTTGCGACGAGCGTGATCGGGATGGTCGCGACCGGTGCCTGGTCCGACGCGCGCGGGCCGCGCGGCGCGCTGTACGTGGCGGTGGCGCTGTTCATCGTCGGCCTGCTGATCTCGGGCTTCGCGACGTCGATGCCGCAGTTCCTGATCGGTCGGCTCGTGCAGGGGCTCGGCACCGGCGGTCAGACGGTCGCGCTGTACGTCGTGGTCGCGCGGCTCTACCCGCCGGAGCTGCACGGGCGCGTGTTCGCGGCGTTCGCGGCCGCCTGGGTCGTCCCGTCGATGGTGGGGCCGTTCCTCGCGGGAGCGGTCGCGGAGTACCTGCACTGGCGCTGGGCGTTCCTGGGCGTCGCGGTGCTCACCGCGATCGCCTTCCTGATGATCGCGGTCCGGCTGCGTGGTGTCGACCTGGGCGGCGGTGAACCCCAGGACCGGCGTGCGCTGCGCCTCCGCCTGCTGCTGGCCGTCGTGGTGGCGGCGCTGGCGGTGGTGATCGGCGTCTCGGCCGAGCTCGACCACGGGGTGCGCTGGCCGGTCGCCGTGGCCGCGATCCTCGGGATCGGCGTCGCGGTGCTGCCGCTGCTCCCCGCCCGTACCCTTCACGCGGGAGCCGGGTTGCCCAGCGTCGTGCTGATGCGCGGCGTGGCGGCCGGCGCGTTTTTCGCGGCGGAGGCCTACATCCCCTACCTGCTCATCCGGAAGTACGACTTCACCGCCACGTGGGCGGGGGTGGCGCTCATGCTCGCCGCGTTCGCGTGGGCTGGAGCCTCGGCGCTGCAGGGGCGCTACGGCGAGCGGCTGGGCAACCGCCGCATCACGCTGCTGAGCCTCGGAGCCCTCCTGGTGGCGATGCTGGCGGTGCTCGCGGCGGCCGTGTTCCCGGTGTCGCCCGTCGTGGTGATCCTCGGGTGGGCGTTCGCGGGTGGCGGCATGGGGCTGCTGTATCCGCGCCTGACGGTGCTCACGCTGGCCTACTCGGACGAGTCGAACCAGGGGTTCAACTCCTCGGCGCTGTCGATCTCCGACGCGACGGGGTCCGCGGTCGCGATCGCGGTCGCGGGGCTCGCCGTGGCCACCCTCGGCGGCGGTCCTGGTGCCTTCGGCGTGGTGTTCGCGTTCGGTCTCGGTCTCGTGCTGCTGGCGCTCGTGCCGGGTCTCAGGCTCGGGCACGCCGCGGAGCCCGCAGTGCGCTGA
- a CDS encoding TetR family transcriptional regulator: protein MTPEPNPARHDRDSVARSALALLDEVGLADLSMRRIAARLDVQPSALYWHFASKQELLADLADRITASVPRGTTGVLATARGLRDALFAHRDGAELVLSTYALQLGSAHALDALIAALRSDGADDPETRATAILHFVLGHATLVQQRMHADSHGALPPSDEIDVTAGLDRAFDLGVRALAGEVSALRAPRRARA, encoded by the coding sequence ATGACCCCCGAGCCCAATCCGGCCCGACACGACCGCGACAGCGTCGCCCGCAGCGCTCTCGCCCTGCTCGACGAGGTCGGTCTGGCCGACCTCTCGATGCGGCGCATCGCCGCGCGGCTCGACGTGCAGCCCAGTGCTCTCTACTGGCACTTCGCGAGCAAGCAGGAGCTGCTCGCCGATCTCGCCGACCGCATCACCGCGAGCGTCCCCCGCGGAACCACCGGCGTCCTCGCCACCGCCCGCGGCCTGCGGGATGCTCTGTTCGCCCACCGCGACGGCGCCGAGCTCGTGCTGAGCACCTACGCGCTCCAGCTCGGCTCGGCGCACGCGCTCGACGCGCTCATCGCCGCGCTGCGGAGCGACGGCGCCGACGATCCCGAAACCCGCGCGACCGCGATCCTTCACTTCGTCCTCGGCCACGCGACGCTCGTGCAGCAGCGCATGCACGCCGACAGCCACGGCGCCCTGCCACCCTCGGACGAGATCGACGTGACGGCGGGTCTCGACCGCGCGTTCGACCTGGGCGTGCGGGCGCTCGCGGGCGAGGTCAGCGCACTGCGGGCTCCGCGGCGTGCCCGAGCCTGA
- a CDS encoding energy-coupling factor ABC transporter ATP-binding protein, with amino-acid sequence MREQRRAEEAAASIVLEHVRVEVDGRAILDDVSLDLTARRIAVIGANGSGKSTFARVLDGLVVPTAGTAVVHGLDVVRDTRELRRRVGFVFTDPDAQILMPTPAEDLALSLRGLPRAEVDRRVRETLAVHGLEAHADVPASSLSGGQKQLLALAAVLVTEPRLLVADEPTTLLDRRNARRIAELLMAQEAQVVVATHDLDLAARCDLAVLFEGGRAVAVGHPDAVIDEYCRVSA; translated from the coding sequence GTGCGCGAGCAGCGTCGGGCCGAGGAAGCCGCCGCATCGATCGTGCTGGAGCACGTGCGGGTGGAGGTCGACGGCCGGGCGATCCTCGATGACGTGAGCCTCGACCTCACGGCACGACGCATCGCCGTGATCGGAGCGAACGGCTCGGGAAAGTCGACGTTCGCGCGTGTGCTGGACGGCCTGGTCGTGCCGACGGCGGGCACTGCGGTCGTGCACGGGCTCGACGTGGTGCGCGACACGCGGGAGCTCCGACGCCGCGTCGGCTTCGTGTTCACGGATCCCGACGCGCAGATCCTCATGCCGACGCCCGCGGAAGATCTCGCCCTGTCGCTGCGGGGCCTCCCGCGCGCGGAGGTCGACCGACGCGTGCGCGAGACCCTCGCGGTGCATGGGCTCGAGGCGCACGCGGACGTGCCGGCGTCGTCGCTGTCCGGCGGGCAGAAGCAGCTGCTCGCGCTGGCGGCCGTGCTCGTGACCGAGCCGCGGCTGCTCGTGGCCGACGAGCCGACCACGCTTCTCGACCGGCGCAACGCCCGGCGCATCGCGGAGCTGCTGATGGCGCAGGAGGCGCAGGTCGTGGTGGCCACGCACGACCTCGACCTGGCCGCGCGCTGCGACCTGGCCGTGCTGTTCGAGGGCGGGCGAGCCGTGGCCGTGGGTCACCCGGATGCGGTGATCGACGAGTACTGCCGGGTGTCCGCGTGA
- a CDS encoding energy-coupling factor transporter transmembrane component T family protein, whose amino-acid sequence MISLYRPGTSVLHRLPAGVKLAGLVLCALGLTLLPPQPVVVSVALAATVVLYPLGGQSPRTLLVELWRLRWILLVLGVMLAVFVSPIAAWVGASRVAALLLVAALVTMTTRMSDLLDVLQTVLRPLRRWGVDPEVVALTLSLTLTMVPVVAAFVHRLREAERARGVRLGPRAAVPLLVLTLRHADRVGDALAARGVA is encoded by the coding sequence GTGATCTCGCTCTACCGCCCCGGCACGAGCGTGCTGCATCGCCTGCCGGCGGGGGTGAAGCTCGCGGGGCTCGTGCTCTGCGCGCTCGGTCTGACCCTGCTTCCGCCGCAGCCCGTCGTCGTGAGCGTGGCCCTCGCCGCCACGGTCGTGCTCTATCCGCTCGGAGGGCAGAGTCCGCGCACGCTGCTCGTCGAACTGTGGCGGTTGCGATGGATCCTCCTCGTGCTGGGGGTGATGCTGGCGGTGTTCGTCTCGCCGATCGCCGCGTGGGTCGGCGCCAGTCGGGTCGCGGCGCTGCTGCTCGTCGCCGCACTGGTGACGATGACCACCCGGATGTCCGACCTGCTCGATGTGCTGCAGACGGTGCTGCGGCCGCTGCGTCGCTGGGGTGTCGATCCGGAGGTCGTCGCGCTGACGCTGTCGCTCACGCTCACGATGGTGCCGGTGGTCGCGGCGTTCGTCCACCGGCTCCGTGAGGCCGAGCGCGCTCGAGGGGTGCGCCTAGGGCCGCGCGCGGCGGTGCCGCTCCTCGTGCTCACCCTCCGGCACGCCGACCGGGTGGGCGACGCCCTCGCCGCGCGCGGCGTGGCCTGA